CTTTGTTTATCCCAAATAAGATAGAATGAAGGGAAATTTTGGAAGGAACTTCAATATTCCAACATCTTGGTCAGTATAGTAAAACCAAGACTACCTACTATTTTAAGGCATTGATCTGATATTCATTTATTAAAAAACCATTTAAAGTAATTAATTATGGTAGGATTGTACTAGGTGACATATTGGTATTGTATCAACCAGTATCTCAgactatatcaatttatatcaACCAAGCAATAAATGTAGAGATTTTATCTTATCAAGGGTGATCCCTAACATAATAGTAAAATTGCTCTTTTGTCACCTAGAGGTCACAGGTTCAAAACACAGAAACAGTCCCTTCCCATGTAGGGGTAAGGCTGCGTAATCTGAGCCTCCCCAAATCTCACAATTGTGGGAGCCTCATGCACTGGGCTGCcctttaattttaaatatatatagtaTTGGTTTGTGCCAGATACCAATACAAGCTGATATCTTGGTCGAAATCTCTGCTGAAATGAAAATCTGATGTCTTACATACACAAGTGTACATCAGCAGTCAGGTGCTTCTATGCAAAATCTACAATTATAATGCAAAGCACTATACTGGCTTTTCCTCATGCATCTAAGGAACTTATGCTGACTGCTGATGTTGGTCCTACTGTATTATTCCCTATAATTATCTGCCAGAAGTTGGTATACTCTGATAATCTTATTGTCATGTGGTGAATTTGATCCTTTCTGTCCCTGGTTTCTGCTGCATGTGTTTCAGATGCTATGGCATTTCGCTTGCTGTGACAGGAacctcagaacttaaaaataatttGCAGAATACTGTAGTCCTGTCTAGATCTTATCACAAAGACCTGCAGGCTTTTAGTTCGTCCATGCCTTTTGAATATGGAATCAATTAGGCTCTTTATTGGCAGTCATAAGAAGGATATTCAGGGCATACATGGCAATGGAATATTCAGTTCTATAGAAGTAAATATGCAGTTAATGTGACAACATTTATTTtgctattcattttttttcctttattgtACTTGCCATATACAGGTGGTTGCCAAGAGATCATGGCAGGGGGGAATATTGTGGCCATTTGCCAGTATGGTGGTGAATTTGTCTCAAATAGTGATGGCTCTATGTCCTATACTGGTGGAGAAGCTCATGCAATGGAAATTGGTCAAGGCATGCTGTTTGACGAGTTTAAGTCAGAACTAACCAGTATGTTTAACATTGACATCAGTGGCATGTCTATCAAGTACTTTCTTCCAAACAACAAAAGGATACTCATCACGGTATCTAGCGACAAGGATTTACAACGAATGGTTGATTTCAGTGCTGATGCTTCAACAGCAGAGGTTTATATCTTAAATAAGGTCGATAACAGGTGCTTgtcttataatattttattacaaAGCTACTCATGACACACTCATTAGTTATCCTTAAAGTGAATTATTGAACTTGGAAAAGTTAGCTTTTGTAGGTCTAGGAGCAATGTAGCTGATTCGGGAACATCTATTGTTGCTACAGCTACTGCTGTTCGTGGTGGTAGACGGAAGAGGTTAACTTCTGGTACCAGGTATGTCTTATCATTAATTGAACTACAGGCATACCTAAGGCATTGCATGAGATATTGGTGAATCCATGTCTCCATAGGGCAACTAGAGCAAGGATGCGTGCAGCTGATTCAGGTAACCCCAATGCTGCCACCAATGCCGCAGAAGACAATGCTATTAATGTCAGACAGAAGAGGCCAAATATTGCCGAAGAAACTgacaattggtttgtatttgTAGGTTAAATCtaatttttctttatatttgaACTTTCTGCGAAATCATCGTGAACACAGGCTATTATAGATTTTGTGCAAGGAAGCTATATGCTTATTTTTGGATATATAATTTATCAACAAATTACGTTATCTGTGAGCTTGCTTTATCAATTTCATCCGTCCACTGAATGACAGTTCCGTCTTTCCAGTTTTTAACCCTTTTTAATTTATCTTGGATGCTAACATACCTTGGGCCAAACTTAATTTACAACTGGTGTCATGATTTATACCTGTTTTCTTTCCACTTTatttctttcatatttttccatAGATTCTTCATTGAAATTATTCAAGTTTCATGCTTGTCTAATTAATCTGGATTTCTACTCTTCTAACAGTGCATCTAGGATCATGGCAGCTAACATGGGTATGCCTGTTGTTGCCACTGCTGTTTCTCCAGATAAAATTGAACACCAGGGGCCAATCACTGTTGATGAAGTTGATGAGAGGTATTAGTCCAAGACTACTTCATTTTTATAGTATGTGAAGCACTACATGTTGTAGGAGTAATAACAATTGAAATATGTTCCTGCAGGGCAACTGGGAGTGTTTTGGTTGAGCCAAGTTACCCACTTGTTCCCTCTCTAGCCAGTCCTGAAGATGTTAGACCACTTAATATTAATGCTCTCTGGGAAAATGTTATCACTGGTGTGGGGCAGGAATTTGATAATGTCAAGGACTTCCGTGCTCAATTATGCAAGTATGCCATCAGTAAAGGTTTTGTTTACAAATTTATTAAGAACGAAAGTACACGTGTGACCGTAAAGTGCAATGAGCAGAATTGCCCATGGCGGTTGCATGCATCTGAGTCATCTTACAAGCAGAAATTTGTGATTAAGAAGATGAATAATGTGCATACATGTGGAGGAGGAAATGGCAAAGATGGTCAGCGGCGAGCAACAAGGCAATGGCTGACAGGTATTCTTAAGGAGAAATTACAGGAAACCCCACAGTGTAAGCCCAAAGAACTCGTAAGAGAACTCTATGAAGATTATGGAGTGACTTTAACATACTCACAGGTATGGCGGGGAAGGGAGGTTGCTCAAAAAGAGCTATACGATACTCTCAAGGAGACATATAATCAGTTGCCTTGGTTCTGTGAAAGGATACTAGAAACTAACCCTGGTAGTGTTGCCATTTTATCCACATCACATGATTCAAAATTCCGTCGCTTTTTTGTGTCATTTCATGCTTCTCTCCATGGTTTTGAGCATGGTTGCCGCCCTCTCCTTTTTCTTGATAGGATTCCATTAAAGGCAAATAATCAATTTAAGTTGTTAGCTGCTGCTTCAGTCGATGGAGATGATGCTATCTTTCCAGTTGCCTTTGCTGTAGTAGAGGATGAGAATTATGATAGCTGGATTTGGTTCTTAGGACAGTTGAAATATGCTGTCACAACTTCTCGTGCCATTACCTTTGTGTCCAATAGGCAAAAGGGCTTGGATGAAGCTGTGCCTCAGGTGTTTGAGGATAGTCACCACAGCTACTGTCTGCATCACCTCATCGAAGATTTTAAAGGAGAGTTGAGGAAGGGGTTATGGTCACAGCAGGTCAAAGATGCCATGGTTGAAGATTTTACTCGTGCTGCTCAGGCCTGCACAGTTGAAGATTTTAATGCCTCCATTGAAAACTTAAGGAATGTGTCAAGTCAAGCTGCAGATTGGGTGATGGCTAGTAAGCCGGAAAATTGGTCAGATGCCATTTTTAGAGGTTCAAGATATGACCATTTCTCAGCAAACATTGTCGACTCATTTAATAACTGGATACCAGCAAAAAAGGAGTCATCGGTAGTGCAGATGGTCGATGCAATACAGGGAAAGCTAATGGAGGTGATAGAAGCAAGGCATGAGTCTTCTAATGCATGGGAGAGCACTCTAACACCATCTATGGAGCAGAAGTTGCAAAAAGAAGTGTCTAAAGCCCGCAAGCTTAATGTGTTATGTTCTTCCGATACCATGTTTGAGGTACGCGGCAATACAATTTATGTTGTTAACATTGGAAGTTGGGAATGCACTTGTAGGCGGTGGCAGATTTCTGGTCTACCATGCATGCATGCTATTGCAGTCTTTGATCGTGTCGGTAGATCTGTATATGATTATTGTTCAAGATATTTCAGGACCGAATGCTATCATTTAACATATTCAGCATCGATCCATCCGATACCTGATGTAGGGAGCATAGACTTCAATTCCGGTGCGAATTCATATCCTCCTCCAACTCGTCGTCCACCAGGACGACCAAAGAGAAAACGATTTAATCCTGATAAGACAAATAGAGTGTTACGACACTGCAGCAGGTGCAAAGTTGCAGGGCACAACAAGGCAACTTGTGAAGCTGTTCTGTAGATTCATGTGTCATCTAGTCTCCCTTGTGCATATCAGGTATTATGATATCGTGGATGGATCTTTCAAATTGTAAGAAATCCATGGCCAtgcaccctttttttttctttcgtttTTTGGTGGCTATAAATACATTATCCTTTTTACCTTAAGCCTTTTGATAGATTCTTCTTTGATGCTATATATTGCTTCTACTACTGCTATGAAGCATGTTCCGCTTGCATGAAAACTGTTTAGGCAAATATATGGACTATTTTCTCCTGTTGCATCTACTGATATAACTTTTATTAGATGGGTGCTGATTGTTTACTTGGAAGAATTATACTGATTTTCTGGACTAACTTAGCATTTACTGGTATTCTAACACCTTTATATTGAAAACAATTATGCACAAGTAGTTTCCAAGACTGGTTTCATGTTATACTCTATGGTGTGTAGAGTGGTGACCAATCACAATGAAGGTGGGGTATGAAAACAGAGCATAACCCTTTAGAAGCAAGTCATATGCCATCTTTAACCAAGTTTTACGTGGCAACCGAGTTCGGTTCTGTTACCAGTGTAAAGCTGAAAGCGTGGAAGTCCATTAATTGTCTGCAGTCTGCAAATGGATGCGGTTGTGTGGATTTACAAGTAATTGTGAGGTCAATACTCTTTAATGGTGTCTTTCGGAAATCCAAAAGCTGGCAGCTGTTAATTTCATACTCACAGAATTTGGGTCATCTTCCATGGGAGTGCCCTTGGGAAGCTTTACAGTCATGGTACGCCAGAAATTTGTTGTAGATGCTTTTCGTGGACCGGTTGGAAAGCTGCTGATAAAACGGATCTTTAGAAAGCCTCACTCTCCTGCAGACctgaaatttaattaattcgGGAGGTCCCAATTAAGGGGGCTGGGCAAGGGGTACCGTTGATGACCACCTTCAACCAACTGGATGGCAGCCATCAGCATCCCGTCAATTACTGCTTGTGACGAAGACTCTCATGACCAAGAGTGCTTCGTTACCAAGTTAGAAGAATAATTGTTAATCTTGAAGAAATCATTGCGTCAAGTACTTACTTTTTGCATACGGCTCTAAAACAAACTCACAGGATTAATTAGTTCGAGGAAAAGTTAGCAAGATTACCTGATAAAAGGATAATACTAGTCAAAATGGCAGTTCGTCAtggtttattattttttatttgttgttTTATGACCGGAGGGGCTCTACTTTCAGTTGCGACCCTGTACCCTCGCTCCCAATTTGGAGATCCAAATCCTCACAAGTCGAGAAGTTGGTGCGTACGATCTATCAGATTTAAGCATAATTTCATCCGAGATTAAGCTTGTAAACGTGCTGTATGCGGTGAATGGCGAACCAAAACCTGGTCGCTGGTGTGTCATGCTGAATGCGAGGTTACTCGCCTCATGGTTTTGGTGGTGAGCTAGTGGGAGGAAGTTTAGTCAGCAACGTCTGCATGGTTTTTGTTGCCAAAGAATCAAGTAGATGGAGGGCCGTGATGACCTGGTCTCCTGACCCATAAGCATCCCCGTTTGATATGGTGTTCAGCTCCTCCGTTGTCCAAATCCATCCTGAAGTGAATTGAATCGAATTAATTGTGCAGTCCACCTCCTAACCAGAAACTGCACCTGACTCGATCGCTGCAGCTGGCCGACCTTGCATGGTTCCGGGCCCCCATCAGAGCAACGTGCcgctgctccgccacgtgtcggGCATCCGACGCCGCGATCCCTGCCTATATATTTGATTGATAGACACAACTCACAAGGGAGACCGGCCGATCAGtttagtttatttatttatgtaagagagagagagagagagagagatggtggTGTTCTGCTTTCTGGTGGACCAGCGGCGGACGGTGAAGAGCAGCAAGCCGGCGGCTGGGATCTGCTCGCGGTGCGGGGGATGCGCCAGCGTCGCCGACATGGTCACCGCCACCCGCTTCTGCTACGTCCCCGTCTATCGTCGGACCTGGCGGGCCATTATCTGTACCTTCTGCGGCGCCCTCCTCAAGTCCTACAgataggggggagagagagagagaaagagagatggtGGTGTTCTGCTTTCTGGTGGACCAGCGGCGGACGGTGAGGAGCAGCAAGCTGGCGGCGGGGATCTGCTCGCGGTGCGGGGGATGCGCCAGCGTCGCCGGCATGGTCACCGCCACCCGCTTCTGCTACGTCCCCGTCTATCGTCGGACCTGGCGGGCCATCATCTGTACCTTCTGCGGCGCCCTCCTCAAGTCCTACAGATTGGAGAGAGAGCGAAAGAGAGATTATGAGCAAACGCTTGCGTGTTGCAGCACGGAGGCTCATCCCTCCCGTGGCTCCGGTCGACTGCTTCCGAGTTCATTGCGGCCGGCGTTGCACCTTGCCACTGCCATGGACTAAGTATTTTTAACTCGTGGTATGGGTGGATTATTATATATATCCAGGAATATATGACTGATACCATGTGTGTGTCTGTTAACAAATTAAAATGTTATTCATTACATGGTTCTGTTGTAATTTCAGCAACTTTGTTTTCCAACTTTCTTTTGGTCGGTGGTATGCCATCTAAAAATTGCTATattgcaaatatatattttcaacaAATGTTATAAAAAAAAGTGGAACTAAGAACAGTGCAGCAAATTAGGTAGCTTCGTAGCGAATCATACCCATACAAGTAATTTGAGGTTTTTCTTGGTACCTTCGTAACCCCCAGGCGCTAACCCACGcactaaaaaaaaagagtcaaATTTCCACAAATAGGCCCCTAAGCGTGTAATGGCCTGCGAGAAACGAGCGTTTTTAATAACTTCTTTGTCTAAACATGTAGGTCGTTAAGTTGGCTCTATTCAATGCTGCAGTGCCGACTCACCATCTGATCCACGGACTTTTGGGGCGAAATTGTAAGACTGCAGTCCTCCTTCCCCCATAAATATCCAATGTATCGTATGATTCAAAACTCTTCAGATGATGATCTTTTTGGACAGCAACAAATATCTACCGGAGTAATTGCCATGGAAGAGAGCATGATGATGCCATGAGAGCCCATCAGACCAGGCGACCGGCCATGTGGCCATCATCCCATGGGTTAGGGGGGGGCGTCCATGTCGTACCATGGTTCAGGCGGTCGGTCCAGCGGTCCCAAGGGCCATGTGGGACCAAAGAAGTCGTATGGCCCTGGTGAAGGGGGCTGCCGGCCCAGAGGCCCATCTGCCGGTGGTTGGGACTTAGGGTGGGGAAGCAAATAGAGAGCGGTGGGGAAAGAAGGAATGGCTGTGGTCCTGCACATGGAGGGAACCATTGGAAggttcctctcttcttttttttggtgaaaaatagGAGAGAAGGGAGAGGGGCAGAACCCCactcgcgtagcagcccccactgagcCTCTCTtctaccagagaatgttcgatacaggtcaTAAATTTCTGCGTGCCCTTCCCAATCCGTGGAAAACTCCACTGGGCCATCCACGTGTAAGTACGTCATCCCAGCGCCACTTCAGTATGGATGGAATGAAAATATATCCACAGAGAGCTATCCAGACGTGGGGTATGCGGTCCCCTGATTTAATCGACGCCTATGCGTTTCGAATCCGGATAACTCAGGTGGAGTCCAAGCTCCGTTACCACTAGGCGACCACCTTGGTGGCGAAGGTTCCTCTCTTTGTCCTTCAGTTCTTCACTTAGGAATGGCTCCGGCCTTGATTCATAACCTATGTGAAGAGGACTCACTATAAACGACGCTACCATTCAAGAGGATATGCaaatatttcttcttttgaagCTGGAAATCCGAGCCTCTTGCCGCGGTACCATCAGTTCCGCAAGCAGGAGGCTGCTTTCGCGATCCGTCTCATCATGTTATTACAGCAGCAGCCAAATGCAACTTTGGGTCGTGGATTTCCTCCGCAGCAGCACCCAAATGCCATCTGGGTTGATGGATTTCCAGCCAGCGGCAGCCAAATGCCGGTTTGGTTAATGGGTTTCCGCCCCAGCAGCAGCAGCGAAACGCCGCTTGGCCTCAtggttttcctttcttttaGTGGTAGGAAACCTCATCATAGAGGAGGTCTTCGTCATTCTTTTTGGTAGAGGTACTGGCCGATTGCAAAATGGGTGGAGAAATTTGGAtcatctcttcttttctttttctttttggttgcaGTGCATTTTCCTTTCACATTAGCTTACTTGTAATATTTATGATATTTGGCTGTTTTTCtgaatggattttttttttcttatattaactTCCTTATATCATGGACATCGTAGGGGAAGTTCTCAAAAAGACAAAAAATGGGAGATTACTGAATGATTGTTTTGTCCTCCGGATAGCCAATtccaaaaggggaaaaaagaaatctgaaattttggttGTTGCATTGCCGAATCCATGTATCCAAAACTCGAGTTGCTCATGTTATATATAACTTCTAGAAGGTGAAACTGTGATACACATTCATCATTAAAAacaattattataataaaatatatatatataattacaaGGCATGCTTCTCATGTGACCTTTACCCACAGTGGGGATTGTGGGAAATTGTGATAGAATAATCAGCTCAGCCTTTTCAATCCCATGATTGGAAGACGGTAAACGAAATAAAATAAGAGAATATAACGACTCAGAATCTCACCCAAAAACATTAGTCGGAAGATGTTGTTTGGATTCTTTAGTCCTGCATAAGTATTGAAGATCTACCTATTACATAGCCGATCTAGAACTAAACACAtatc
This portion of the Phoenix dactylifera cultivar Barhee BC4 chromosome 11, palm_55x_up_171113_PBpolish2nd_filt_p, whole genome shotgun sequence genome encodes:
- the LOC120112409 gene encoding uncharacterized protein LOC120112409, with protein sequence MVVFCFLVDQRRTVKSSKPAAGICSRCGGCASVADMVTATRFCYVPVYRRTWRAIICTFCGALLKSYR
- the LOC103714622 gene encoding uncharacterized protein LOC103714622 isoform X3, with translation MRAADSGNPNAATNAAEDNAINVRQKRPNIAEETDNCASRIMAANMGMPVVATAVSPDKIEHQGPITVDEVDERATGSVLVEPSYPLVPSLASPEDVRPLNINALWENVITGVGQEFDNVKDFRAQLCKYAISKGFVYKFIKNESTRVTVKCNEQNCPWRLHASESSYKQKFVIKKMNNVHTCGGGNGKDGQRRATRQWLTGILKEKLQETPQCKPKELVRELYEDYGVTLTYSQVWRGREVAQKELYDTLKETYNQLPWFCERILETNPGSVAILSTSHDSKFRRFFVSFHASLHGFEHGCRPLLFLDRIPLKANNQFKLLAAASVDGDDAIFPVAFAVVEDENYDSWIWFLGQLKYAVTTSRAITFVSNRQKGLDEAVPQVFEDSHHSYCLHHLIEDFKGELRKGLWSQQVKDAMVEDFTRAAQACTVEDFNASIENLRNVSSQAADWVMASKPENWSDAIFRGSRYDHFSANIVDSFNNWIPAKKESSVVQMVDAIQGKLMEVIEARHESSNAWESTLTPSMEQKLQKEVSKARKLNVLCSSDTMFEVRGNTIYVVNIGSWECTCRRWQISGLPCMHAIAVFDRVGRSVYDYCSRYFRTECYHLTYSASIHPIPDVGSIDFNSGANSYPPPTRRPPGRPKRKRFNPDKTNRVLRHCSRCKVAGHNKATCEAVL
- the LOC103714622 gene encoding uncharacterized protein LOC103714622 isoform X2, with translation MAGGNIVAICQYGGEFVSNSDGSMSYTGGEAHAMEIGQGMLFDEFKSELTSMFNIDISGMSIKYFLPNNKRILITVSSDKDLQRMVDFSADASTAEVYILNKVDNRSRSNVADSGTSIVATATAVRGGRRKRLTSGTRATRARMRAADSGNPNAATNAAEDNAINVRQKRPNIAEETDNCASRIMAANMGMPVVATAVSPDKIEHQGPITVDEVDERATGSVLVEPSYPLVPSLASPEDVRPLNINALWENVITGVGQEFDNVKDFRAQLCKYAISKGFVYKFIKNESTRVTVKCNEQNCPWRLHASESSYKQKFVIKKMNNVHTCGGGNGKDGQRRATRQWLTGILKEKLQETPQCKPKELVRELYEDYGVTLTYSQVWRGREVAQKELYDTLKETYNQLPWFCERILETNPGSVAILSTSHDSKFRRFFVSFHASLHGFEHGCRPLLFLDRIPLKANNQFKLLAAASVDGDDAIFPVAFAVVEDENYDSWIWFLGQLKYAVTTSRAITFVSNRQKGLDEAVPQVFEDSHHSYCLHHLIEDFKGELRKGLWSQQVKDAMVEDFTRAAQACTVEDFNASIENLRNVSSQAADWVMASKPENWSDAIFRGSRYDHFSANIVDSFNNWIPAKKESSVVQMVDAIQGKLMEVIEARHESSNAWESTLTPSMEQKLQKEVSKARKLNVLCSSDTMFEVRGNTIYVVNIGSWECTCRRWQISGLPCMHAIAVFDRVGRSVYDYCSRYFRTECYHLTYSASIHPIPDVGSIDFNSGANSYPPPTRRPPGRPKRKRFNPDKTNRVLRHCSRCKVAGHNKATCEAVL
- the LOC103714624 gene encoding uncharacterized protein LOC103714624 — its product is MVVFCFLVDQRRTVRSSKLAAGICSRCGGCASVAGMVTATRFCYVPVYRRTWRAIICTFCGALLKSYRLERERKRDYEQTLACCSTEAHPSRGSGRLLPSSLRPALHLATAMD
- the LOC103714622 gene encoding uncharacterized protein LOC103714622 isoform X1 — encoded protein: MAGGNIVAICQYGGEFVSNSDGSMSYTGGEAHAMEIGQGMLFDEFKSELTSMFNIDISGMSIKYFLPNNKRILITVSSDKDLQRMVDFSADASTAEVYILNKVDNSFCRSRSNVADSGTSIVATATAVRGGRRKRLTSGTRATRARMRAADSGNPNAATNAAEDNAINVRQKRPNIAEETDNCASRIMAANMGMPVVATAVSPDKIEHQGPITVDEVDERATGSVLVEPSYPLVPSLASPEDVRPLNINALWENVITGVGQEFDNVKDFRAQLCKYAISKGFVYKFIKNESTRVTVKCNEQNCPWRLHASESSYKQKFVIKKMNNVHTCGGGNGKDGQRRATRQWLTGILKEKLQETPQCKPKELVRELYEDYGVTLTYSQVWRGREVAQKELYDTLKETYNQLPWFCERILETNPGSVAILSTSHDSKFRRFFVSFHASLHGFEHGCRPLLFLDRIPLKANNQFKLLAAASVDGDDAIFPVAFAVVEDENYDSWIWFLGQLKYAVTTSRAITFVSNRQKGLDEAVPQVFEDSHHSYCLHHLIEDFKGELRKGLWSQQVKDAMVEDFTRAAQACTVEDFNASIENLRNVSSQAADWVMASKPENWSDAIFRGSRYDHFSANIVDSFNNWIPAKKESSVVQMVDAIQGKLMEVIEARHESSNAWESTLTPSMEQKLQKEVSKARKLNVLCSSDTMFEVRGNTIYVVNIGSWECTCRRWQISGLPCMHAIAVFDRVGRSVYDYCSRYFRTECYHLTYSASIHPIPDVGSIDFNSGANSYPPPTRRPPGRPKRKRFNPDKTNRVLRHCSRCKVAGHNKATCEAVL